One segment of Allorhodopirellula heiligendammensis DNA contains the following:
- a CDS encoding 5'-3' exonuclease: MNILIDGNNMVHRDFHATKDNPGRFVPGIERRIAAIRELWKPIEIVVAFDSGRTFRHDLFAGYKAGRTPAPEVADCLERAMALLLDLCVPCVAATGFEADDVIATLARRATLLEQRAVIVSADKDLHQCIVPGSVTQVTAMRRSGSALDCDVINADRLQAKYGVTPAQWVDYRVMIGDKSDGIDGIKGVGPATAREILKHHAGLDEFFRREEGQFLTAKEKAGRRLVKDSRHRVARLRQLLTLDRCVPLGPWWTVPGGASLDVATVAA, from the coding sequence ATGAATATCCTGATCGATGGTAACAACATGGTGCACCGGGATTTTCATGCGACGAAGGATAATCCGGGGCGGTTCGTGCCGGGGATCGAGCGGCGGATTGCGGCGATTCGGGAGCTGTGGAAACCGATCGAGATCGTGGTGGCGTTCGATTCGGGGCGGACGTTTCGGCATGATCTGTTCGCGGGCTACAAGGCGGGACGGACGCCGGCGCCGGAGGTGGCGGATTGTTTGGAGCGGGCGATGGCGTTGCTGCTGGATCTGTGCGTGCCCTGCGTGGCGGCGACGGGGTTCGAGGCGGATGACGTGATCGCGACGCTGGCCCGTCGGGCGACGCTGCTCGAGCAGCGGGCGGTGATCGTGTCGGCGGACAAGGATCTACATCAGTGCATTGTGCCGGGGTCGGTGACGCAGGTGACGGCGATGCGGCGGAGTGGGTCGGCGTTGGATTGCGATGTGATCAACGCGGATCGGCTGCAGGCGAAGTACGGCGTGACTCCGGCGCAGTGGGTGGATTACCGGGTGATGATCGGGGATAAGTCGGACGGGATCGACGGGATTAAGGGCGTGGGGCCGGCGACGGCTCGGGAGATCCTGAAACATCACGCGGGGTTGGATGAGTTTTTCCGGCGTGAGGAGGGGCAATTTCTGACGGCGAAGGAAAAGGCGGGGCGGCGATTGGTGAAGGATTCGCGGCATCGGGTGGCGAGGCTGCGGCAGCTGTTGACGTTGGATCGGTGTGTGCCTCTGGGGCCGTGGTGGACGGTGCCCGGTGGGGCGAGTTTGGACGTGGCCACGGTGGCGGCGTGA
- a CDS encoding DUF3862 domain-containing protein — protein MAETATTQCGTCGHVITYSDEQGGRTVNCPECGDPVRLREVVNVTADAWAEPVAKPASPPLPMPVKAFFGCGGLMVLVCGGCLSLSVVASMFDNPFEDKAAIQAEAERAEQEAIQAIEVEQARKAQAAAEINAARERNIQREANQNANAKLTPADFAQCKIGMTYDEVVAIIGEPGDDAGDVYLNGVRTQTFIWSGGPLHPDDVFMTFDNGVLAEKSE, from the coding sequence GTGGCGGAGACAGCAACAACGCAGTGCGGGACGTGCGGACACGTCATCACCTATTCCGATGAACAGGGTGGCCGCACTGTAAATTGCCCCGAATGCGGTGATCCCGTGCGGTTGCGCGAGGTCGTCAATGTCACCGCGGACGCATGGGCCGAGCCAGTCGCGAAACCGGCATCACCACCATTGCCTATGCCCGTCAAGGCCTTCTTCGGCTGCGGTGGATTGATGGTGCTCGTTTGCGGCGGCTGTCTCTCGCTCTCCGTTGTCGCCTCGATGTTCGACAACCCGTTCGAAGACAAAGCGGCGATCCAGGCCGAAGCAGAAAGAGCGGAGCAGGAAGCGATCCAGGCGATCGAAGTCGAACAGGCTCGCAAGGCCCAGGCGGCCGCGGAGATCAACGCAGCACGAGAACGAAACATCCAGCGCGAGGCGAACCAGAACGCGAACGCCAAGCTGACTCCGGCCGACTTCGCCCAGTGCAAAATCGGCATGACCTACGACGAGGTCGTCGCGATCATCGGCGAGCCCGGTGATGACGCTGGCGATGTGTACCTCAACGGTGTCCGAACGCAAACTTTCATCTGGTCTGGCGGTCCACTGCATCCGGATGACGTTTTCATGACATTCGACAACGGCGTGCTCGCCGAGAAATCAGAATGA
- a CDS encoding terminase gpA endonuclease subunit, translated as MASESYDRRKNRAAARDREESAAGKDIGGIPPTEKPSRRDGCERDLLKYLLTYHRESFGFDFSADHLDFIAEIERAILHGGAKAQAMPRGSGKTTIILLALCWAIAYGHRRFVVLIGSEKESATELADDFRTIWETNDRLLADFPEIAYPVRELEGVVQRAKTQTSAGQQTHLRWSGTKLVTPHVQRSDGTWTRQCCVRAVGLLGRIRGMKYTTAAGEVLRPDVVLVEDFQTDESAASEVQCAKRERKIAAGILGLAGPGKTMAAFCTCTVIRWGDAADRILNRTIYPRWKGRRCKLVNKWPTDYASGGGLWAKYTEIRDAEIAAENEQHPKATAFYRKNQKAMDAGADVPWAARKYPHEHSAVEHAVNLRHDNPDSFDAEYQNEPKDDAAEATAFRVLTSDEYCTLAGGIKRGTVPEWATTVTVGIDVQKDVLFWVVVAVGEGFAGSVIDYGAFPKQPDGYFSRADVSVTLEKATGLEGKAAIVEGLTRLCDDLFARRYPGDAGGSFRIERGLVDSGAWTAAIYRWARETPHPVLPCMGFGVGATKKPWADTKTRRGERVGYGWRMPPVTKTTAARRVDIDTNTWKSDLLRRFTISPGLAGRWTLFQRTATAHRMWADHMAAEYPTEVSASGRTVFEWKCRTGKENDFLDATIYAAVAANLAGVEHPEAAPAKRRRKALPKSAAATGSRRRSVRNDTRETDLDANDRREKPAKSAKLSISEMRAAKRRG; from the coding sequence ATGGCTAGCGAAAGCTACGACCGGCGGAAGAATCGCGCTGCTGCGCGCGACCGCGAAGAGTCCGCCGCAGGCAAAGACATCGGTGGCATCCCGCCGACGGAGAAACCGTCACGCCGCGATGGCTGTGAACGGGACCTGCTCAAATACCTGCTGACGTATCACCGTGAGTCGTTCGGGTTCGACTTCTCCGCCGATCACCTCGATTTTATCGCCGAGATCGAGCGGGCGATTCTGCACGGCGGAGCCAAGGCGCAGGCCATGCCGCGAGGGTCGGGCAAGACCACGATCATCCTGCTCGCATTGTGCTGGGCGATCGCTTACGGGCATCGCCGGTTCGTCGTCCTGATCGGATCCGAAAAGGAGTCCGCCACCGAGCTGGCCGACGATTTTCGTACGATCTGGGAAACCAACGATCGGCTGCTCGCCGATTTCCCTGAGATCGCGTACCCAGTGCGGGAACTCGAGGGCGTGGTCCAGCGGGCGAAAACGCAAACGTCTGCGGGCCAGCAAACTCACCTGCGATGGTCGGGCACGAAGTTGGTCACGCCGCACGTGCAGCGATCCGACGGGACGTGGACTCGGCAATGCTGCGTGCGTGCCGTGGGTCTGCTCGGGCGTATCCGGGGGATGAAATACACGACGGCCGCCGGCGAGGTGCTGCGGCCTGACGTGGTGCTCGTCGAGGATTTTCAAACGGACGAATCGGCGGCGAGCGAGGTCCAGTGTGCGAAGCGTGAACGCAAGATCGCCGCCGGCATCCTGGGGCTGGCCGGCCCCGGCAAAACGATGGCCGCGTTCTGCACCTGCACCGTGATCCGATGGGGCGATGCGGCCGACCGGATTCTGAACCGGACAATCTATCCGCGATGGAAGGGGCGGCGGTGCAAACTCGTCAACAAGTGGCCGACGGATTACGCGTCCGGCGGCGGGTTGTGGGCGAAATACACGGAGATCCGCGACGCGGAGATCGCGGCGGAGAATGAACAGCATCCGAAGGCGACGGCGTTCTATCGCAAGAATCAAAAGGCGATGGATGCCGGGGCCGATGTGCCTTGGGCGGCGCGCAAATACCCGCATGAACACTCGGCCGTCGAGCACGCGGTAAACCTGCGGCATGACAACCCGGATTCATTCGACGCCGAGTACCAGAACGAACCCAAGGACGATGCGGCGGAGGCGACCGCGTTTCGCGTGTTGACGTCGGACGAGTACTGCACGCTCGCCGGCGGCATCAAACGGGGCACGGTGCCGGAGTGGGCGACGACGGTCACGGTGGGGATCGACGTGCAGAAGGACGTGCTGTTCTGGGTGGTGGTCGCGGTCGGTGAAGGGTTCGCGGGGTCGGTGATCGATTACGGAGCGTTTCCGAAACAGCCGGACGGGTATTTCTCTCGGGCCGACGTGTCGGTGACTTTGGAAAAGGCCACGGGGCTCGAGGGCAAGGCGGCGATTGTCGAGGGGCTGACCCGGTTGTGCGATGATTTGTTTGCACGTCGATACCCCGGAGACGCGGGCGGGTCGTTTCGGATCGAGCGGGGCCTGGTGGACTCGGGCGCATGGACCGCCGCCATTTACCGCTGGGCTCGCGAGACGCCGCACCCGGTGCTGCCGTGCATGGGGTTTGGCGTGGGGGCGACGAAAAAGCCGTGGGCGGATACGAAGACGCGACGCGGTGAGCGGGTGGGGTACGGGTGGCGGATGCCGCCGGTAACGAAGACAACGGCGGCGCGGCGGGTGGACATTGACACGAACACGTGGAAGAGCGACCTGTTGCGGCGGTTCACGATTTCGCCGGGGCTGGCGGGGCGATGGACGTTGTTCCAACGGACGGCGACGGCGCACCGGATGTGGGCGGACCACATGGCGGCGGAGTACCCGACGGAGGTGTCGGCGAGTGGGCGGACGGTGTTTGAGTGGAAGTGCCGAACCGGCAAGGAAAACGATTTTCTGGACGCGACGATTTACGCGGCCGTGGCCGCTAACCTGGCGGGTGTGGAGCATCCGGAGGCGGCCCCAGCGAAGCGACGGCGGAAGGCGTTGCCGAAGAGCGCGGCGGCGACGGGGTCACGACGGCGATCGGTGCGGAATGACACGCGGGAGACGGATCTGGATGCGAATGATCGTCGGGAGAAACCGGCGAAGTCGGCGAAGCTGAGTATCTCGGAGATGCGGGCGGCGAAGCGGCGGGGGTGA
- a CDS encoding toll/interleukin-1 receptor domain-containing protein — MAYTPAEVRSLTPVRTSIEPRLALPDLRDVFLCHAWDDRGGAAKELHDLLESSNVSVWFSEKDVRLGTPLLREIDKGLAKSRVGIVLVTPALLARIQREGIADKELSALLARDQLVPIVHGTTYEALREISPLLGSRSGLSTAEGTMANIAAQLAELIAVE, encoded by the coding sequence GTGGCATACACTCCGGCCGAGGTGCGTTCGCTAACGCCGGTCCGTACCAGTATTGAACCGCGTCTGGCACTTCCTGACCTGCGCGACGTCTTTCTTTGTCACGCGTGGGACGACCGAGGAGGGGCCGCCAAGGAGTTGCATGACCTGCTTGAGTCGAGCAATGTCTCCGTCTGGTTTAGTGAAAAAGACGTCCGCCTCGGCACTCCGCTGCTGCGCGAGATCGACAAGGGATTGGCAAAATCGCGAGTCGGCATCGTGCTGGTAACTCCCGCTCTGCTGGCCCGTATTCAACGGGAGGGCATCGCCGATAAAGAGCTATCCGCACTTCTGGCGCGTGACCAGCTCGTTCCCATTGTGCACGGTACGACGTATGAAGCACTGCGTGAAATCAGCCCCCTGCTCGGCTCGCGAAGTGGCCTGAGCACCGCCGAAGGCACGATGGCAAATATCGCGGCCCAGCTGGCCGAGCTGATAGCCGTCGAATGA
- a CDS encoding phage major capsid protein, with amino-acid sequence MWITGEAAAVEIETAEIDAAPGETDGDAKPKLPTFRTRAYGGGLMRPNVAGVSTGSTPIVIDLAGARIARNGRGTPILFAHDKKDPIGHTDRVDVTTSIDASGVLSVPGKSRDKVAGGAEGGFRWAVSVGFQATELEYLAQKERATVNGRLITGPAYIARRGTLREISFLPIGADESASATVSATLAPLDPLIMTPELRAYITAAGFNADEISDDQVEFFRSQHNASIEAEAAEDEPVPKPKPKSAPVTEVEAGAGDHVDPIAELRAQYAAETQRVNRITAICAEHKNPTIKLQGVDRPVAEVAIEAGWDVTQTELEALRASRPTAPAAHSTGRSQTFTIDAVNAGLMMRCGVDIEATAFRGMAAIEAGTPDWLNADVNAERFQRTAEAGRRFRHSHIMEILASVAELETGTRPHGKTAILEAAFSTNAIASLFGTTVGARTLMAFREVNDTTQGWTRNGTVPDFEEHGRHQLESMESFDHLPAGGEAGQASRAAWKEIVSAARYAKQWQIDEQDLIGDRLGLLTRSAQQAGAAAGRLRPDLVYGVMLANPTMARTNRAAFHLTDGTLLTAAALSGPAMSTAIASMMKQKDGDATLNLQPTHLITGAELSDTAVQLLGSATLSNDSGKGANNPIARYGITPVADARISNGVVNPTTKVLQAGSATAWFLVSTDGETIEIVTVEGTGATPVTMVTNLRGVGKFGVQIESKYDIGAKIVENRTMRKNAGA; translated from the coding sequence TTGTGGATCACCGGCGAAGCCGCAGCGGTCGAGATCGAGACCGCTGAAATTGACGCCGCCCCCGGTGAAACCGATGGCGACGCGAAACCGAAGCTACCGACGTTCCGCACCCGTGCCTACGGCGGCGGACTGATGCGGCCGAACGTGGCGGGTGTGTCGACGGGATCGACCCCGATCGTGATCGACCTGGCCGGTGCCCGCATCGCCCGCAACGGTCGCGGTACGCCGATCCTGTTCGCTCACGACAAAAAGGACCCGATCGGGCACACCGACCGTGTCGACGTCACCACGTCGATCGATGCCTCCGGTGTGTTATCCGTCCCCGGTAAATCCCGCGACAAAGTCGCCGGTGGTGCCGAAGGCGGATTCCGCTGGGCCGTCTCGGTCGGATTCCAAGCCACCGAGCTCGAGTACCTCGCTCAGAAAGAGCGAGCCACCGTCAACGGCCGCCTGATCACGGGTCCGGCCTACATCGCCCGTCGCGGAACGCTCCGCGAAATCTCCTTTCTCCCCATCGGGGCTGACGAATCCGCGTCGGCCACCGTCTCCGCCACTCTGGCCCCCTTGGACCCATTGATTATGACTCCCGAACTTCGCGCCTACATCACCGCCGCTGGATTCAACGCCGACGAAATCAGCGACGACCAAGTCGAGTTTTTCCGCAGCCAACACAACGCGAGCATCGAAGCGGAGGCGGCCGAGGATGAACCGGTGCCGAAACCGAAGCCAAAGTCTGCACCCGTGACGGAGGTGGAGGCCGGAGCCGGTGACCACGTCGACCCGATCGCCGAACTGCGGGCACAGTACGCCGCCGAAACGCAGCGGGTAAACCGGATCACGGCGATTTGTGCCGAGCACAAAAACCCGACCATCAAACTGCAGGGTGTCGATCGACCCGTGGCGGAAGTCGCGATCGAGGCCGGATGGGACGTCACGCAGACCGAACTCGAGGCCCTCCGTGCCTCGCGGCCGACCGCCCCAGCGGCACACTCGACCGGCCGCAGCCAAACGTTCACGATCGACGCGGTCAACGCGGGTCTGATGATGCGTTGCGGCGTCGACATCGAGGCGACTGCGTTCCGCGGGATGGCCGCGATCGAGGCTGGCACGCCCGACTGGCTCAACGCCGACGTCAATGCGGAGCGTTTCCAACGTACCGCCGAGGCCGGCCGTCGGTTCCGCCACTCGCACATTATGGAGATCCTCGCGAGCGTTGCCGAACTCGAGACCGGAACCCGTCCCCACGGCAAGACCGCGATCCTCGAGGCTGCATTCTCCACCAACGCGATCGCCAGCCTGTTCGGGACCACTGTCGGTGCCCGGACCCTGATGGCATTCCGCGAGGTCAACGACACCACGCAGGGATGGACGCGAAATGGCACCGTGCCCGATTTCGAAGAGCACGGCCGTCACCAGCTCGAGTCGATGGAATCGTTCGATCACTTGCCCGCCGGTGGTGAGGCCGGACAGGCGTCTCGCGCGGCCTGGAAGGAAATCGTCTCGGCCGCTCGCTACGCCAAGCAATGGCAGATCGACGAACAAGACCTGATCGGCGATCGCCTCGGGTTGCTCACCCGTTCCGCTCAACAAGCCGGTGCGGCCGCAGGTCGCCTGCGTCCCGACCTCGTCTACGGCGTGATGCTCGCCAACCCCACGATGGCACGCACCAACCGCGCGGCGTTCCACCTCACCGACGGCACCCTGTTGACCGCTGCGGCGTTGTCCGGACCGGCGATGAGCACCGCGATTGCCTCGATGATGAAGCAAAAGGACGGCGATGCGACGCTGAACCTGCAGCCCACGCACCTGATCACCGGTGCCGAGCTGTCCGACACGGCTGTGCAGCTGCTCGGATCGGCGACGTTGTCCAACGACAGCGGGAAAGGTGCCAACAACCCGATCGCCCGCTACGGTATCACACCGGTTGCCGATGCTCGCATCAGCAACGGCGTGGTGAACCCGACGACCAAGGTCCTGCAGGCCGGATCGGCCACCGCGTGGTTCTTGGT
- a CDS encoding phage portal protein, with protein MMPQRQPKVIANAGDIVTLSGEVVVVPKGWKVYQLPMPKPPAQYGDFRDEIVKEINRSMGVPASLHPLLAPADSDPPPWEH; from the coding sequence ATGATGCCGCAACGTCAGCCCAAAGTGATCGCCAACGCCGGCGACATCGTCACTCTCAGTGGCGAAGTCGTTGTCGTTCCAAAAGGTTGGAAAGTTTACCAGCTGCCCATGCCGAAACCGCCCGCTCAATATGGTGACTTTCGCGACGAGATCGTGAAGGAAATCAACCGATCGATGGGCGTTCCTGCATCGCTACACCCCTTACTCGCACCCGCAGATAGCGATCCTCCACCATGGGAGCACTGA
- a CDS encoding NAD-dependent DNA ligase yields the protein MNESTGAKPRRERDAHFRFTGPARLSRAVNTLEGFLLGITIDSRINDAELATLAHWVSEHSEFADRHPFDEFIPILIEVLTDKSISEESRADLLWACGQFHSDGAFYTGATADMQRLQGILSGIIADGLVTESEVRQLTTWLHQHDELKTVWPYAEIDSVLMSVLADGVVDAEEQAMLLDLFTEYSAVGGGMAHPSERVSTVPIKGVCACDPVIHFDNRNFCFTGKSDRCDRTSFAELITGRGSIFKPRVTKDLHYLVVGASGNPCWAYSCYGRKVEQAATMRMNGSHVLIVHEFDLWDAIDG from the coding sequence GTGAATGAATCAACCGGAGCAAAACCCCGAAGAGAACGCGATGCTCATTTTCGATTCACCGGTCCCGCTCGACTCAGTCGAGCAGTGAACACCCTTGAGGGGTTTTTACTGGGGATCACCATTGATTCGCGAATCAATGACGCTGAGCTTGCGACACTGGCCCACTGGGTTTCGGAGCATTCGGAGTTTGCTGATCGTCACCCATTTGATGAGTTTATTCCAATTTTGATCGAGGTTCTCACAGACAAGTCGATTTCAGAGGAGTCTCGCGCTGATCTCCTTTGGGCCTGCGGTCAATTTCATTCCGACGGTGCTTTTTACACAGGTGCAACTGCTGACATGCAGCGGTTGCAAGGCATCTTGTCGGGGATCATTGCCGATGGACTCGTGACAGAATCGGAGGTTCGACAGCTCACCACGTGGCTGCATCAGCACGACGAACTCAAGACAGTGTGGCCATATGCGGAAATCGATTCCGTGCTCATGAGCGTGCTTGCCGATGGTGTCGTGGACGCCGAGGAGCAGGCGATGCTGCTTGATTTATTCACCGAATACAGTGCCGTCGGCGGCGGCATGGCGCACCCCAGCGAACGCGTCTCAACTGTGCCAATCAAGGGCGTCTGTGCATGCGATCCCGTCATTCATTTCGACAATCGCAACTTCTGCTTTACGGGAAAGTCGGACCGTTGCGATCGAACCTCGTTTGCTGAGCTAATCACTGGCCGAGGTTCCATCTTCAAGCCTCGTGTCACCAAAGATCTTCATTACCTAGTCGTTGGGGCGTCTGGTAATCCATGCTGGGCGTACTCCTGCTACGGAAGAAAAGTAGAGCAAGCTGCGACGATGCGAATGAATGGCAGCCACGTTCTCATCGTTCATGAATTCGATTTGTGGGACGCAATTGATGGCTGA
- a CDS encoding helix-turn-helix domain-containing protein, translated as MAASKAARIPERVVEDARATLETLAASRGVSAAALCEAMQPAGETFLTIAEVADILAVDRRTVGRYCDDGLLDAVDVNLSPGGRPMYRITRASFVGLVERMRKVRKTKRKKSPAMPATIKEREARANVPAERRRKIAKRKHLV; from the coding sequence ATGGCAGCTAGCAAAGCGGCGAGGATTCCGGAGCGGGTGGTCGAGGATGCTCGGGCGACTCTCGAGACCCTCGCGGCGAGTCGGGGTGTGTCGGCGGCGGCGCTGTGTGAGGCGATGCAGCCGGCGGGCGAGACGTTCCTGACGATTGCGGAGGTGGCGGACATCTTGGCGGTGGATCGGCGGACGGTGGGCCGGTACTGCGACGATGGGCTGCTCGATGCGGTGGATGTGAATTTGTCGCCGGGCGGCCGGCCGATGTACCGGATCACGCGGGCGAGCTTCGTGGGTCTGGTCGAGCGGATGCGGAAGGTTCGCAAAACGAAACGGAAGAAGTCACCGGCGATGCCGGCGACCATCAAAGAGCGTGAGGCGCGGGCGAATGTGCCAGCCGAACGTCGTCGCAAAATCGCAAAACGCAAACATTTGGTGTAA
- a CDS encoding DUF551 domain-containing protein has protein sequence MTTCNIVPGYEIVHPMESLMLAAEPGLGASDASECLDNWTRYFCNAAESDDDVLMTPQRVSALVHTLVAARQRARRLIAERDALKRAANTEVIRWIDASEQLPDADIDVMVKIDDESVPIWIGHHDGEVWYVDDSWHEAVTHWAEMPFGPEVAS, from the coding sequence GTGACGACGTGTAACATCGTGCCGGGGTACGAGATCGTGCACCCGATGGAGTCGTTGATGCTGGCCGCCGAGCCCGGGCTCGGTGCGTCGGACGCGTCGGAGTGTCTGGACAATTGGACGCGGTATTTCTGCAATGCGGCGGAGTCGGATGATGACGTGTTAATGACGCCGCAGCGGGTGTCGGCGCTCGTTCACACTCTGGTCGCCGCGAGGCAGCGTGCTCGACGTTTGATTGCGGAACGGGACGCGTTAAAGCGGGCAGCGAACACGGAGGTGATCAGGTGGATTGATGCGAGCGAGCAGCTGCCGGACGCTGACATTGATGTGATGGTGAAAATCGACGATGAGTCGGTACCGATCTGGATTGGTCATCACGATGGAGAGGTGTGGTACGTCGACGACAGCTGGCACGAAGCGGTCACTCACTGGGCGGAAATGCCGTTTGGGCCGGAGGTGGCGTCATGA
- a CDS encoding phage portal protein: MLLDQYGKPMPTPAQRMVSQRRQRRRAEIAAAYDAAQTTSENAQHWRWADSLSAAEANSSEIRRTIRERARYEVANNSYASGIVDTLSNTTIGTGPRLQMLTLSAEINAAIEIRWKQWCDQVRLAEKLRTAHRARTVDGESFIQFTTNPRAARATTPVSLDLQVLECDQFEDVNQSQTPEHTAGIHFDAYRNPVRYDMLRYHPGDAFAGWQQAEPVDADDLIHMFRCDRPGQIRGISALTPALPLFAKLRRFTLAVLIGAEVAADHAAVLETQGPPMDDEYGFDGDDLDPYDAAPIDRGMMTVLPRGWKLNQLKPEQPTTNFEMFRNAILNEIARCLGMPFNVAAGTSKGMNYSSGQLDHGFFDDTTRVDRSTWTTNCLERIFASWLDEALLIPGYLPDLEGHNKYGLPHRFYWDGRTHGDPAKQAKATDTLSKLGLLTDEAYLIREGIDPEEHHQQMLRQARRRREIAEIAGPPPVKPDPATPGADATKASPKPVAA, from the coding sequence GTGCTGTTGGACCAATACGGAAAGCCGATGCCGACACCGGCGCAGCGAATGGTTTCGCAGCGTCGACAGCGGCGTCGTGCCGAAATCGCGGCGGCCTACGACGCGGCGCAGACGACGAGCGAGAACGCACAGCACTGGCGGTGGGCTGATTCGCTGTCGGCCGCTGAGGCCAATTCGTCTGAGATCCGCCGTACGATCCGTGAGCGTGCTCGGTACGAAGTCGCCAATAACTCCTATGCCTCGGGCATCGTCGATACGCTCTCCAACACGACCATCGGTACCGGGCCGCGGCTGCAGATGCTGACGTTGTCGGCGGAGATCAATGCGGCGATTGAAATTCGGTGGAAACAGTGGTGCGACCAAGTCCGTCTGGCGGAAAAGCTCCGCACCGCTCACCGGGCACGGACGGTGGACGGTGAATCGTTCATTCAGTTCACAACCAACCCACGGGCCGCGCGAGCGACCACGCCCGTGTCCCTGGACCTGCAGGTGCTCGAGTGCGATCAGTTCGAGGATGTGAACCAATCGCAAACGCCGGAGCACACCGCCGGGATTCATTTCGACGCTTACCGCAACCCCGTCCGCTACGACATGCTCCGCTATCACCCCGGCGACGCGTTCGCGGGGTGGCAACAAGCCGAGCCGGTCGACGCCGATGACCTGATTCACATGTTCCGGTGCGATCGCCCAGGGCAGATCCGGGGCATTTCCGCTCTCACGCCCGCCCTGCCGCTGTTTGCCAAGCTCCGGCGGTTCACGCTCGCCGTTCTGATCGGGGCCGAAGTCGCCGCCGATCACGCTGCGGTGCTCGAGACGCAGGGGCCGCCCATGGACGACGAGTACGGGTTCGATGGTGATGACCTCGACCCGTACGACGCCGCCCCGATCGATCGCGGCATGATGACCGTGTTGCCTCGCGGATGGAAGCTGAACCAGCTGAAGCCGGAGCAGCCGACGACCAATTTCGAAATGTTCCGCAACGCGATCCTGAACGAAATCGCTCGCTGCCTGGGGATGCCGTTCAACGTCGCCGCCGGCACGTCGAAGGGGATGAATTACTCCTCGGGCCAACTCGATCATGGATTCTTCGACGACACCACTCGCGTCGATCGATCGACATGGACGACGAATTGCCTCGAGAGGATCTTCGCCTCATGGCTCGACGAAGCCCTATTGATCCCCGGCTACCTGCCCGACCTCGAGGGCCACAACAAATACGGCCTGCCCCATCGTTTTTACTGGGACGGCCGCACGCATGGCGATCCGGCCAAACAAGCCAAGGCGACCGACACGCTGAGCAAACTCGGCCTGCTGACCGACGAGGCCTACCTGATCCGCGAGGGTATCGACCCGGAAGAGCATCACCAACAGATGCTCCGCCAGGCCCGCCGCCGCCGTGAGATCGCTGAGATTGCGGGACCGCCGCCGGTGAAGCCGGATCCAGCGACACCGGGTGCGGATGCAACGAAAGCCTCACCCAAACCGGTCGCGGCGTGA